A section of the Paenibacillus odorifer genome encodes:
- a CDS encoding TetR/AcrR family transcriptional regulator, whose translation MARTREFDEEKVLESAMELFWEKGYEATSLSDLTSRMGIQRPSIYSAFGDKKELFEAALRKYTMSHASRVRAQLQSNPSVKKAFRSFFEDVVAEEYSGSVNRGCFCINTMVELAPHDEKFEILTREHQMYLSVIFQETIERGIQSGELKGGVNAKALAQALIVSLIGLTVLLKSRPERSFVDNAITMILTSLD comes from the coding sequence ATGGCTCGAACCCGTGAATTTGACGAGGAAAAAGTATTAGAATCAGCTATGGAGCTATTTTGGGAAAAGGGATATGAGGCTACCTCATTAAGTGATTTAACTTCCAGAATGGGCATTCAACGCCCCAGTATATACTCAGCTTTTGGAGACAAAAAAGAATTGTTCGAAGCTGCGCTACGTAAATATACGATGTCCCATGCTTCTCGTGTCCGAGCCCAACTTCAAAGCAATCCATCCGTGAAAAAAGCCTTTCGTAGTTTTTTTGAAGATGTGGTGGCGGAGGAGTATTCAGGCAGTGTGAACCGAGGATGTTTTTGCATCAATACAATGGTCGAGCTGGCACCTCATGATGAGAAATTCGAGATCCTTACAAGAGAACATCAAATGTATCTATCGGTCATATTTCAAGAAACTATTGAACGCGGTATACAATCAGGTGAGCTTAAGGGTGGTGTAAATGCGAAGGCCTTGGCACAAGCACTAATCGTATCGCTAATAGGGCTTACTGTACTCTTGAAATCTCGCCCGGAGCGATCCTTTGTTGATAACGCGATAACAATGATACTTACTTCGCTTGATTAA
- a CDS encoding DUF4386 domain-containing protein, translating into MAISEKDLSNQRKSALTAGISLIIMTLASFFSYGFVHGTLVVQGDASATFINIVSSNNLFKGEILGWIIIMIADILVAWAFYVFLEPVNQNLSLLGAWLRLTYSAILAISILTLIFVLLLTGNTNGFSTLTIEQTQAFMMLFLDAFQFIWSMGLVVFGGHLLIVGYVALKSDVIPKVISILLLLASIGYIIIHLSKMFLPQYEAVITTLNFIFTIPMIVGELGFGIWLLLRGGKIPKSV; encoded by the coding sequence ATGGCTATCTCAGAAAAAGACCTGTCGAATCAGCGTAAGTCCGCTTTAACAGCTGGAATATCACTGATCATCATGACCCTCGCTTCATTTTTTTCATATGGCTTTGTCCATGGGACTCTTGTTGTGCAAGGCGATGCCAGTGCCACATTTATTAACATCGTATCTTCCAACAACCTTTTCAAAGGGGAAATCTTGGGCTGGATCATCATTATGATTGCTGACATTCTGGTCGCCTGGGCGTTTTATGTGTTTCTAGAACCCGTCAACCAAAATCTTTCATTACTCGGCGCATGGCTCCGTTTAACCTATTCCGCTATATTGGCAATCTCTATCTTAACCTTGATATTTGTGCTGCTGCTCACGGGAAACACAAATGGCTTTTCCACATTAACAATCGAACAAACTCAAGCATTTATGATGTTATTTCTGGATGCATTTCAATTCATTTGGTCTATGGGGTTAGTCGTTTTTGGCGGGCATTTGTTAATAGTGGGCTATGTGGCTTTAAAATCCGATGTCATTCCTAAAGTAATCAGCATCCTGCTGCTGCTTGCTTCAATAGGCTATATTATCATTCATCTAAGCAAAATGTTTCTCCCACAATATGAGGCAGTCATTACAACACTTAATTTTATTTTTACTATTCCTATGATTGTAGGAGAACTAGGCTTTGGGATATGGCTACTGCTTAGAGGTGGAAAAATCCCCAAAAGTGTATAA
- a CDS encoding Crp/Fnr family transcriptional regulator, translating to MKSILYKYMSKFTSLNEMEQQDIVEGIPIEEYKKGTVLLRQGDVPSKCFFVLKGCVRQSSVDESGKEVTSNFYTEEQAVSIFNRHQESRPSAYTLTCLEDSILVVGDLNAEQDMLHKHAQLETMIRKMVEENLGEVQDELTSFIASNPEERYKALLQKRPHLLTRVPQHQLASYLGITPESLSRIKKRVHSGDE from the coding sequence ATGAAAAGCATATTGTATAAGTATATGAGTAAATTTACATCTCTTAATGAAATGGAACAGCAGGATATTGTTGAAGGTATTCCTATTGAGGAATACAAGAAGGGAACGGTACTCCTTAGACAAGGAGACGTTCCCTCAAAATGTTTTTTTGTATTAAAGGGATGTGTGAGGCAGTCCTCGGTAGATGAATCGGGTAAAGAAGTCACATCTAATTTTTATACGGAAGAGCAAGCGGTTTCGATTTTTAATCGGCATCAAGAGAGTAGACCCTCAGCGTACACCTTAACCTGCCTAGAAGACAGCATATTGGTGGTTGGTGATCTTAATGCGGAACAGGATATGCTCCATAAACACGCTCAGCTGGAAACCATGATACGCAAAATGGTAGAGGAAAACCTGGGTGAGGTTCAGGATGAGTTGACTTCCTTTATTGCTTCCAATCCTGAAGAACGTTACAAAGCCTTGTTACAAAAAAGACCTCATTTACTTACCCGTGTCCCCCAACATCAACTAGCCAGTTATTTGGGGATTACGCCAGAGTCATTAAGTAGAATTAAGAAGCGGGTTCATTCCGGTGATGAATAG